The following coding sequences lie in one Desulfuromonadales bacterium genomic window:
- a CDS encoding thioredoxin family protein → MKYGVMSTPALVIDGVVKVSGKAPSAEEIRGWL, encoded by the coding sequence ATGAAGTACGGGGTGATGAGCACCCCGGCGCTGGTGATCGACGGCGTGGTCAAGGTCTCCGGCAAGGCTCCCTCGGCGGAAGAGATTCGGGGGTGGCTGTGA